TTGAAATGGACACTCTATACACAGAGATAGAAGAGCAATCACTTGGTCAGCAATTTTGCCAAGACCTTGCAATGAGTTTTAGGTGAATTACCGTTTCAATAATATTGTATGTCTATAATTGAATATAGCCATTTTGTAAGAGTTGTATATATGCATCATGCAATGTCTGATTTCATTAATACGGTTTCTACAACAAAATAGTCTCTTTTCTTACCATAAAATTCTTAGTTTTTCAGTGGTGCAGCTAGTCGTTCTGGAAAATCTACAGTAACATGGGAACAGGTTTATGTTTCATAGTGATAATTATTTCAATATTCTTTGATAATTATTTCAATATTCTTTCTCCTAATCAAAATTTCATTGTTTTGGATTTAATTGAACTTTCTGTGTTATTATGTTAATTTCTGTATTCTAGGTACAAAAATGGTTTTGGGATAAGCATAAAACACTGCACCCAGAAAGTTCCTCACCTGCTGCCCTCGATTTAGTTGTTGATCTTAATCCATCTACTCCAAACAATCCGCCTGAAAGCCCTAAAAAAACTATTCAAGGTCTTCATTTTTCAAACCATTGTTGAATTGGTTCAGTTCTCATTCAATGATTTTGCTAAAACAAGGGGAAAACATGGTTTTAAAAATAGGTGACAGTGTCACGAGTTTTCACGAATTGGCATGTGAAGCTAGACCAGCAAAAGATGACAACACCACGAGTTTTCACGAGTTGGCATTTGAAGCTAGATCAGCAAAAGGTGACAACATCATGAGTTTTCACGAGTTGGCATTTGAAGCTAGATCAGCAAAAGATAATGCATGGTAAGAATCCCTTTGATCAAGTATTATAGAGGTTCATTTATTTGAAATGCCACCTTTGGACATACTTTATTGTTTACTATAAGCAAGATTTATGAAATTGTATATCTTGGAGTTGAACATGCAATTATATAGCCTTTGTTTTTTCAGGTACGATGTTGCTTCATTTCTCACCTACAGAGTTGTTATCACTGGTGAACTTGTAAGATACATCCGTGTTATCATTTTATACTGTATCTTAGCAAAAATCTTAGCTTAACTCCCTTTTGTTTATACCTGCCTTTCTTGCATTCTTTGTTTTATGTGCATTCGACATGTTGCTCGTTTCCCTTTTCTCAAACAGGTATTGGTTTTTATTACTTGTTCAATTTAAGAAGTAGCGTTGAGCTCAAATCTCATCATCCAAAACCCACATTTAGATTTGGTAGGATTGACAATGCATGATGGCCATTACCAAATTTTCCTTCTAATTTTGTAACCCAAGACAAATTCGCAGATTTGACTGTTTTTCTTACTAATTAAGAAAAAAGAAATGAGGAAAAAAAGACATTGCTTTGATTTATAGAATTGTATGTGTGTTTATTTTCATTGCCAGTATAAAACTGATTGCATAGAGCCTTCATTTCTGTGCTTATTAGGAAGTACTAGTTTTATTGCAAGAGGGTGCCCCTAATGAACTTCATGTCTACAATGTTATAACATTTTGGAATGTGCAATATCGTGGAAAAAGATTTACCAAAGGATACTTATTAGCCTTGACAGAAGGGTTTTGTGTCATCATCTCTCACAGGAAGTTCGAGTGAGGTTTTCTGGTTATCATAAGGAAGACGATGAGTGGGTGAACGTGAGAACAAGAGTGCGAGAGCGATCTATTCCATTGGAACCTTCCGAGTGTCACAAGGTTAAGGTCGGGGATCTTGTCCTCTGCTTCCAGGTAATATATTTTTTGCTTTCAGATTTTTCCCCTTGGGATGTGACCAATGATGCATGACAATTTGACAATTCAAATTCTAAATAATGGCTTATTGCAGGAAAGAGACGATCATGCAGTCTACCATGATGCCTATGTTGTGGCGATCCATAGAAAACAACATGATCTGAATAGCTGCCAGTGCAGTTTTGTGGTTCGATATGATGACGATAACACTCAGGTGAGTAAATCGCCCCACCCCACTTAAAGagaagtttctctctctctctctctctctctctcttatttctgTTTATAACTAAAGATGTTGCCTGGTCATGAATTGTTGCAATACCAGGAAAATGTACATTTGGGAAGGATATGTTGCAGGCCAGCAGGATCTGGTTCTTTAGCCAATGCAAATACCCAGAATGAAATATGTAAGGATGAGAATTGGAAGATGTCTTTTCTTTATTGAGGGGTTTTTATTTCCTGTTTCCTTTTGGATTTGGTGTATGACTTGTAAAAAGGTGTTTGGCTATTGATGCATTCTGATGGCATGGATTTGGCATTGAAGAAATAGATGAGAATCAAGTAAGAAAATTATTATTTGTATTAAGCTGTTTGCTTAGAAAGCTGGGAATCAAaattattttatcaaataaattgatagacataatattaaaaataacatGTTTATTAATGTATATGTTATGGGTgatgtatttttgtaaaattaataATACTAAATTTTAGCAATAGATAAAGTGGTTCTTCCAAACAGAAAATTCTCTCCCTTTGGTAAAGCTTGTTGTTGCAAAATGTATAGAAAGAGAAGGTGGCCGCAACAAATAAATTCACTAATTCATGCGTTCACTCCACAGAAAATTTCAGGTTGTACGCTTGATAAAGGCTATAATTTAAGAAAAATGCTAGGCATATTAATattaaagatttcaaaataatattatattttggtaCTTTATCCAAAATATCTTTTACTATTTATTCCCTCATttatctcttctctctcttttattttactctctctcacctcacaacaATACTACACTAAATATTGTATTTCGATCATATCCAAATATGACATAATGTTGTATATTCTCCAACAATGAGTTTACATGTTTGTAAACCGTTTCACCATGATCCAAATATCCACAATCATCGCAAAGTTGTTTATCACATATATAGGGGCATAGTAGTTTTGACCACAAGTGAACATCCATTGTTATGCTGCAACCTCAACATGGTTTGGATTACTATGTCTCCTCATTTTGACACGAATAAGAGATTCCATCACCACTTTGTCTTCACTAACTCTTACGtgttttctttcttattttgtgAATCAGTTCTCTGTGTTCTTCTTCCCCAAAGTTAATCAATGTACAACCATATCAAAATTGGATAAATATAAGGGGAAATTCcattttatatgaatttttttaataaagtttgcaaaaatatgaatttttttttaaaaaaaaagttgttttaggccatagttttactcttattAATCAAGTTTCCCTCAGTTAGCAATTTCCCATTCTTTCTTTTTTCTAAGAAGAGTAAATATATTAATTTGGTTTAAGTATTCAATAAGTTTTAGAGTACGAGTTGTGATAAATTGGGCTTGGTTCCAATCGTATTGGAAgggaaaagttgagaactacTCACTTTTAAGaatagttaactaaaattagacactaaatatattatagttaaattggaaatgTATTTTAATTGTAGCGAAAAAAAACATAAAGGGGTATAATGGGTActaaaataagagttaaaaataGTGAATAAATattaaagggaaatttcactttttatctctaataatacctaatattaccaaaaaatcccaacattaataatattttcaaattaatgctaaactttcctcccatacccaaaatacccctcccattatatcaaaaattcacaaaaccttctcttccactctcctccctctctctctctaattctcacgaaatctccataaaacctacaattttgtataattttcttgtcaaaatcattgttagttatctccattgtttctgtgaattcgttaatatcaaaggcaacatctattttgagagtttttggaggagaaaaaccatgggtaatgagattttacattttgtgttgggtattatttgtttacattttttttggctattttgaacagatctgagcctatattggtgtatttttcgggatttttttagagattccgcgatctgtgtttttctgggttttctgcaatttttttgctcgatagaagctcgataacggttcgataacggttcgatggtatgtagaagaaggtctttgtaagagctcgatgttagctcgataatagctcgataatagctcgataggttcggtttagtgctcgatggaaactcgataagggttcgataagGGGTCGAATGGATCTATAatatgtgagctcgatagtagctcgatatgagctcgatagggttcgattgagggtttggttgtgttttatggtcggttttgagaaatgatagctcgatgctaactcgataatagctcgatatggGTTCGATGGAGGGTTGGTTAGGTATATGTTCTGTTTTGAAAAATGGTAGCTCGATGataactcgataatagctcgataggggttcgatggagggtttggttaggtttgtgttctgttttgagaaatggtagctcgattccaactcgataatagctcgataaagctcgataatgttattttttattgcatttctggaaaaatgacagttttcctgacaatgttaatgtttttttttccaacacaggctctattgtctacgtttttgtatcctacaatggtgtttgggaattacaagggaataagtggattttcaaggaccctcaatgcacggtgataccgatggaggatactgtaacgtacttgcaacttcttgacatattgcacaaggaacttaaagttgataaacagatgtatgagttgaaattggaggt
The genomic region above belongs to Humulus lupulus chromosome 1, drHumLupu1.1, whole genome shotgun sequence and contains:
- the LOC133783808 gene encoding protein SAWADEE HOMEODOMAIN HOMOLOG 1, coding for MAMAKFDKRGSRNAEKFSSVFTLAEILEMDTLYTEIEEQSLGQQFCQDLAMSFSGAASRSGKSTVTWEQVQKWFWDKHKTLHPESSSPAALDLVVDLNPSTPNNPPESPKKTIQGDSVTSFHELACEARPAKDDNTTSFHELAFEARSAKGDNIMSFHELAFEARSAKDNAWYDVASFLTYRVVITGELEVRVRFSGYHKEDDEWVNVRTRVRERSIPLEPSECHKVKVGDLVLCFQERDDHAVYHDAYVVAIHRKQHDLNSCQCSFVVRYDDDNTQENVHLGRICCRPAGSGSLANANTQNEICKDENWKMSFLY